One genomic segment of Coffea arabica cultivar ET-39 chromosome 6e, Coffea Arabica ET-39 HiFi, whole genome shotgun sequence includes these proteins:
- the LOC113693618 gene encoding probable lactoylglutathione lyase, chloroplastic isoform X1 — protein sequence MVRILPMASSIRPSLSSFRSAAAAGPPSRFAAPFASPSHNSCRPLSLLHLGSVPQSLSFGLKASKLLRGEGSSTAVSAAGNIAQASTAATEENVLEWVKKDKRRLLHVVYRVGDLDRTIKFYTECLGMKLLRKRDIPEERYTNAFLGYGPEDSHFVIELTYNYGVDKYDIGAGFGHFGIAVEDVTKTVDLIKAKGGKVTREPGPVKGGKTIIAFIEDPDGYKFELLERGPTPEPLCQVMLRVGDLERAINFYEKAYGMELLRTRDNAEYKYTVAMMGYGPEDKSAVIELTYNYGVSEYDKGNAYAQIAIGTDDVYKTAEAIRLSGGKITREPGPLPGINTKITACLDPDGWKTVFVDNIDFLKELE from the exons ATGGTGAGGATACTACCCATGGCGTCGTCCATTAGACCTTCGCTGTCTTCCTTCAGGTCTGCGGCTGCTGCAGGGCCTCCTTCTCGCTTCGCTGCGCCCTTCGCTTCGCCATCCCACAATTCTTGTCGGCCGCTCAGTTTATTGCATCTCGGCAGTG TTCCACAATCTCTGTCATTTGGCCTTAAAGCATCCAAGCTGTTAAGAGGAGAGGGAAGCAGCACTGCTGTTAGCGCTGCTGGGAATATAGCGCAAGCAAGCACTGCTGCTACTGAAGAAAATGTCTTGGAGTGGGTTAAAAAGGACAAGAGAAGATTGCTGCATGTTGTTTATCGTGTTGGGGACTTGGACAGGACAATAAA ATTCTACACAGAGTGTTTAGGCATGAAGTTGTTAAGGAAACGTGACATACCTGAGGAGAGATATACAAATGCCTTTCTTGGATATGGCCCAGAAGATTCTCATTTTGTTATTGAACTCACTTACA ACTATGGAGTTGATAAGTATGATATTGGAGCTGGCTTTGGTCATTTTGGCATTGCAGTTGAGGAT GTTACAAAGACTGTAGATCTGATCAAAGCAAAGGGTGGTAAAGTTACAAGGGAACCAGGTCCTGTCAAAGGTGGCAAAACAATTATTGCATTTATTGAAGATCCTGATGGATATAAATTTGAACTTTTGGAGAGGGGTCCTACTCCTGAGCCACTATGCCAAGTAATGCTCCGAGTTGGAGATCTTGAACGTGCTATAAATTTTTATGAGAAG GCTTATGGCATGGAGCTTCTTCGCACAAGAGATAATGCTGAATATAAG TATACGGTAGCAATGATGGGCTATGGTCCAGAGGATAAAAGTGCAGTAATTGAGTTGACATATAATTATGGGGTTTCCGAGTATGACAAAGGAAATGCATATGCACAG ATAGCCATAGGAACGGATGATGTTTATAAAACTGCAGAAGCAATTAGGCTCAGTGGTGGAAAGATTACCCGGGAACCTGGACCTTTGCCTGGTATCAACACCAAGATTACTGCTTGCCTGGATCCTGATGGTTGGAAGACA GTTTTTGTTGACAATATTGATTTTCTCAAGGAACTGGAATGA
- the LOC140004254 gene encoding casein kinase 1-like protein 3, with the protein MERIVGGKFKLGRKIGSGSFGEIFLATHIDTFEIVAVKIENNKTKHPQLLYEAKLYNFLQGGSGIPGIKWSGVDGDDNVLVIDLLGPSLEDLFVYCGRKFSLKTVLMLADQMITRIEYVHSKGFLHRDIKPDNFLMGLGRKANQVYIIDFGLAKRYRDATTNRHIPYRENKNLTGTARYASCNTHLGIEQSRRDDLESLGYVLLYFLRGSLPWQGLKAATKKQKYDKICEKKLSTPIEVLCKSHPVEFASYFHYCHSLTFDQRPDYGFLKRLFRDLFTREGCESDYIFDWTILKYQQSQSSKVQQRPMPAESSRAVQMDVEKHQAGNSAPFSAEMADRIRSNNASSPGIRMQFKSPPNRNMTSGNPLERNVLNTAQMPSTSFAPPGVPKGNVSRPNLSAEISNSGHGHGESTGPSSSWISSLRRISSAK; encoded by the exons ATGGAAAGGATCGTCGGCGGCAAGTTCAAGCTCGGCCGGAAGATCGGTAGTGGATCCTTCGGAGAAATCTTTCTCG CCACGCATATCGATACCTTTGAGATCGTTGCTGTGAAGATT GAGAACAATAAGACTAAGCACCCACAACTCTTATATGAAGCCAAGTTATACAACTTTCTTCAGGGTGGAA gtggcATTCCTGGTATAAAGTGGTCCGGCGTTGATGGGGATGACAATGTCCTAGTAATTGATTTGCTGGGGCCAAGTCTTGAGGATCTCTTTGTCTACTGTGGCAGGAAGTTTTCCTTGAAAACTGTATTAATGTTGGCTGATCAGATG ATAACAAGAATTGAGTATGTGCATTCTAAAGGGTTTCTTCACAGAGATATCAAGCCTGATAACTTTCTCATGGGTCTTGGTCGAAAAGCAAATCAG GTCTACATCATTGATTTTGGTCTTGCAAAAAGATATCGTGATGCAACTACTAACCGGCACATCCCCTACAG GGAGAATAAGAATTTAACAGGGACTGCGCGCTATGCAAGTTGTAACACTCATCTTGGAATTG AGCAGAGCCGACGGGATGACTTGGAATCTCTTGGATATGTACTTCTATATTTCTTGAGAGGAAG CCTTCCATGGCAGGGTTTGAAAGCTGCcacaaagaaacaaaagtatgacaaaatatGTGAGAAGAAGTTGTCTACTCCTATTGAG GTTTTATGTAAGTCTCATCCAGTGGAGTTCGCATCATACTTCCATTACTGCCATTCATTGACATTTGATCAGCGGCCTGATTATGGATTCTTGAAACGCCTCTTTCGTGATCTGTTTACGCGTGAAG gGTGTGAATCCGATTACATATTTGACTGGACTATCTTAAAATATCAGCAGTCACAGTCAAGCAAAGTGCAGCAACGG CCAATGCCTGCTGAGAGCAGTCGGGCAGTTCAAATGGACGTAGAAAAACATCAAG CTGGCAATAGCGCGCCTTTTTCAGCTGAGATGGCTGACCGTATAAGATCAAACAATGCTTCGAGTCCTGGCATCCGCATGCAATTTAAATCGCCTCCAAATAGGAATATGACTTCTGGAAATCCTCTTGAGAGAAAT GTTTTGAACACTGCACAAATGCCATCTACTTCGTTTGCCCCTCCTGGTGTACCAAAAGGCAATGTTTCAAGGCCTAATTTATCAGCTGAAATCTCAAATTCTGGTCATGGACATGGAGAAAGTACCGGTCCTTCTAGCAGCTGGATTTCTTCGCTGCGTCGCATTTCTTCTGCAAAGTGA
- the LOC140009443 gene encoding uncharacterized protein, which yields MGGEVEKMVAVGLVWGATNALMRKGAIIWDQKLKSTPRPSAPRHPLISTVKNWLNLLLTWQYSLPFVVNLSASATFFAILSDTPISLAVPVTNATTFAATAVFGMLLGEEIHVGLALFGTFLIILGVYLCVM from the coding sequence ATGGGGGGAGAAGTGGAGAAGATGGTGGCGGTGGGTCTTGTTTGGGGCGCAACTAACGCCCTAATGCGAAAAGGGGCCATCATATGGGATCAAAAGCTCAAATCCACGCCCCGACCGAGCGCACCCCGCCACCCACTAATCAGTACGGTCAAGAACTGGCTCAACCTTTTACTGACTTGGCAATATTCTTTGCCTTTTGTAGTAAACCTCTCAGCTTCAGCCACTTTCTTTGCGATTTTAAGTGACACCCCGATTTCTTTAGCTGTACCTGTAACGAATGCGACGACGTTTGCTGCCACTGCTGTCTTTGGGATGCTCCTTGGAGAAGAGATCCACGTGgggttagccttgtttggtaCTTTTCTTATTATCCTTGGTGTCTATTTGTGTGTGATGTGA
- the LOC113693618 gene encoding probable lactoylglutathione lyase, chloroplastic isoform X2 yields MVRILPMASSIRPSLSSFRSAAAAGPPSRFAAPFASPSHNSCRPLSLLHLGSAVPQSLSFGLKASKLLRGEGSSTAVSAAGNIAQASTAATEENVLEWVKKDKRRLLHVVYRVGDLDRTIKFYTECLGMKLLRKRDIPEERYTNAFLGYGPEDSHFVIELTYNYGVDKYDIGAGFGHFGIAVEDVTKTVDLIKAKGGKVTREPGPVKGGKTIIAFIEDPDGYKFELLERGPTPEPLCQVMLRVGDLERAINFYEKAYGMELLRTRDNAEYKYTVAMMGYGPEDKSAVIELTYNYGVSEYDKGNAYAQIAIGTDDVYKTAEAIRLSGGKITREPGPLPGINTKITACLDPDGWKTVFVDNIDFLKELE; encoded by the exons ATGGTGAGGATACTACCCATGGCGTCGTCCATTAGACCTTCGCTGTCTTCCTTCAGGTCTGCGGCTGCTGCAGGGCCTCCTTCTCGCTTCGCTGCGCCCTTCGCTTCGCCATCCCACAATTCTTGTCGGCCGCTCAGTTTATTGCATCTCGGCAGTG CAGTTCCACAATCTCTGTCATTTGGCCTTAAAGCATCCAAGCTGTTAAGAGGAGAGGGAAGCAGCACTGCTGTTAGCGCTGCTGGGAATATAGCGCAAGCAAGCACTGCTGCTACTGAAGAAAATGTCTTGGAGTGGGTTAAAAAGGACAAGAGAAGATTGCTGCATGTTGTTTATCGTGTTGGGGACTTGGACAGGACAATAAA ATTCTACACAGAGTGTTTAGGCATGAAGTTGTTAAGGAAACGTGACATACCTGAGGAGAGATATACAAATGCCTTTCTTGGATATGGCCCAGAAGATTCTCATTTTGTTATTGAACTCACTTACA ACTATGGAGTTGATAAGTATGATATTGGAGCTGGCTTTGGTCATTTTGGCATTGCAGTTGAGGAT GTTACAAAGACTGTAGATCTGATCAAAGCAAAGGGTGGTAAAGTTACAAGGGAACCAGGTCCTGTCAAAGGTGGCAAAACAATTATTGCATTTATTGAAGATCCTGATGGATATAAATTTGAACTTTTGGAGAGGGGTCCTACTCCTGAGCCACTATGCCAAGTAATGCTCCGAGTTGGAGATCTTGAACGTGCTATAAATTTTTATGAGAAG GCTTATGGCATGGAGCTTCTTCGCACAAGAGATAATGCTGAATATAAG TATACGGTAGCAATGATGGGCTATGGTCCAGAGGATAAAAGTGCAGTAATTGAGTTGACATATAATTATGGGGTTTCCGAGTATGACAAAGGAAATGCATATGCACAG ATAGCCATAGGAACGGATGATGTTTATAAAACTGCAGAAGCAATTAGGCTCAGTGGTGGAAAGATTACCCGGGAACCTGGACCTTTGCCTGGTATCAACACCAAGATTACTGCTTGCCTGGATCCTGATGGTTGGAAGACA GTTTTTGTTGACAATATTGATTTTCTCAAGGAACTGGAATGA
- the LOC113693622 gene encoding probable RNA methyltransferase At5g51130, with the protein MGEPLDDKEEEKQKEHEQQEQQSPANCSNSDSKKKRKRKEVAIFGNYRHYYGYRISQDLDEDPRLKVMKKEWFEGKDCLDIGCNSGIITITIAKKFSCRSILGVDIDRARIDDAHWSLKKIMKRSFNMQGEKVNQSKKCATELQSELQRDFSGNSGGDLSDIVSFQKGNFVQSWHPPENTYYHAILCLSVTKWIHLNWGDDGLLALFSKVWMLLQPGGVFILEPQPWISYSKNRLVSQTASDNYQNMKIGPEDFQDILLDKIGFRSVENITSSLPNSKSGFNRPILAFWK; encoded by the exons ATGGGCGAACCACTTGACGACAAGGAGGAGGAGAAGCAGAAAGAGCATGAGCAACAGGAGCAGCAAAGCCCAGCAAATTGTTCTAACTCTGActcaaaaaagaagagaaaacggAAAGAAGTCGCCATCTTTGGCAACTACAGACACTACTATGGCTATCGA ATAAGTCAGGATTTGGACGAGGATCCAAGATTAAAGGTCATGAAGAAAGAATGGTTTGAAGGCAAGGATTGTCTGGATATTGGCTGTAATAGTGGCATCATCACGATAACCATTG CAAAGAAGTTTTCTTGCCGCAGTATCCTTGGAGTTGATATTGATCGTG CTCGAATCGATGATGCACATTGGAGCctgaagaaaatcatgaaaaggaGTTTTAATATGCAGGGGGAGAAAGTAAATCAATCCAAGAAATGTGCAACTGAGTTGCAAAGTGAACTGCAAAGGGACTTTTCTGGGAATTCTGGAGGAGATTTGTCTGACATAGTGTCTTTTCAGAAAGGAAATTTTGTTCAGAGTTGGCATCCACCTGAGAATACATATTATCATGCAATTCTTTG CTTAAGTGTAACAAAGTGGATTCATCTAAACTGGGGTGATGATGGGTTACTTGCATTATTTTCGAAAGTCTGGATGCTCCTTCAGCCG GGTGGTGTTTTTATCCTCGAACCCCAACCATGGATCTCATATTCTAAGAATCGTCTAGTGTCCCAG ACTGCATCAGATAATTATCAGAATATGAAGATAGGTCCAGAAGATTTCCAGGATATTCTTCTTGACAAG ATTGGATTTCGGAGCGTGGAAAATATTACCTCTAGCTTACCTAATAGCAAGAGTGGATTTAACAGACCAATTTTGGCATTCTGGAAATGA